Proteins encoded together in one Pontiella desulfatans window:
- a CDS encoding sulfatase-like hydrolase/transferase translates to MKRLITLYAISTVVMSYSATVTYDFDGGDFEATVSNALLSASAASFQLGVPEPGTGPQVQQLAERSDGVGGIVFHINQRSFNDSDLVPMSPTESGIEFMVTPDSGGAIDLSFASLTIDVSVFSDGASVMDSIGLYAIVGGVTSAVDGVKTVINPGGGGNTLDLYDVGTTSRVSGWNLTLTDTTVVTDTLIFNLSELGELSIDQSIAFKIAGLVNKNNTANFNSCFDQIVLSLNSSGSSNTVPIALDDAYSVARGMDLNVAVPGVLMNDEDGDVLSALLIADVDSGWLTLNADGSFDYTAADGYTGTVGFTYAAIDGVSTGNTAAVSIQVYEPIAVERPNILIFFADDMGIGDSRIYNQSANMPPAQPTIEGFASSGMVFNDAHTQAALCAPSRYSILTGNYPWRGRTEGGSWHMNKGAQVMLGQQTLAHVLNSAGYHSAIFGKGHLGGYLADANGVADTKQIVWNLQDARDFLAGDTTKQANYYDPTKTDWTQPVSNGVHSALVGFDYSFMLYGGIQDPLYAYFENDYIVGNPADLFVYDNPHYMTDNGDHWTYRPGYGLPDWYTCDVGPTLTRKTLDYIDAHLAANEAGGTEEPFFIHYCAEAVHSKHTPPIDFLGTPVAGETGSSHSDMLLELEVAFSNILHKLEVEGLLEDTLVIFTSDNGGLGINEAGSGHNPNEGLRGYKASIWEGGHRVPLFVKWGDRIPAGSYDHMVGVHDIYATLAQLVGKAQGNGQGLDAVSFLSVLLSGNQAPVRDHLLCRGNSINKGSQDVDPIEFTGRAVREGAYKLVTDMDGNPLYLFDLADDSSEGADLLSEPAQAERLARMSAKMDEYVSMVYDYSHPSAAPRSETLPPYRDLNGNGMDDDWEMLYFGSTNAPLGGAEEDFDADSIVNLLEFSFGSNPALVNDPAAVLPEYAVSGDIFEYIYRRRQDASAWNLFYTNEQTDNLMSNRWSSAGVTEAGAAFISADIESVTNQYFMTGTTNRFFRLQVEAK, encoded by the coding sequence ATGAAACGACTGATAACACTATATGCAATATCAACTGTCGTTATGAGCTATTCGGCCACCGTGACGTATGATTTTGACGGCGGAGATTTTGAGGCCACGGTGTCCAATGCTTTGCTATCCGCCAGTGCAGCGTCTTTTCAGCTGGGTGTGCCCGAACCGGGGACTGGCCCGCAGGTTCAGCAGTTGGCTGAGCGATCGGACGGGGTGGGGGGGATTGTGTTTCATATTAATCAGCGTTCATTTAATGATAGTGATCTGGTACCGATGTCACCAACCGAGTCTGGTATTGAATTTATGGTCACTCCCGATTCGGGAGGGGCGATTGATCTCTCCTTTGCATCATTGACGATCGATGTCTCTGTTTTCAGTGATGGTGCGTCCGTAATGGATTCAATTGGACTGTATGCAATAGTTGGGGGTGTAACGAGTGCCGTCGATGGGGTCAAAACGGTGATCAATCCAGGTGGCGGAGGCAATACACTGGATCTGTACGATGTCGGTACCACCAGCCGTGTGTCCGGATGGAATCTGACGCTGACGGATACGACCGTTGTGACCGATACGCTGATTTTTAATCTGTCGGAATTGGGCGAGTTATCGATCGATCAATCCATTGCATTCAAAATTGCGGGCTTAGTTAATAAAAACAACACCGCAAACTTTAATAGTTGTTTTGATCAGATTGTATTGTCATTGAATTCTTCAGGCAGCAGCAATACCGTGCCTATTGCGCTGGATGATGCCTATAGCGTGGCCCGGGGGATGGACCTTAATGTGGCAGTTCCGGGTGTTTTGATGAACGATGAGGACGGTGACGTACTGTCGGCACTGCTGATCGCTGACGTTGACTCAGGATGGCTGACGTTGAATGCGGATGGATCCTTCGATTACACCGCAGCGGACGGCTACACCGGGACGGTAGGTTTTACCTATGCAGCCATTGATGGGGTCTCAACGGGAAATACCGCTGCTGTCTCTATTCAGGTCTATGAGCCGATTGCGGTTGAGCGACCGAATATTCTGATTTTCTTTGCAGATGATATGGGGATCGGTGATTCCCGTATTTATAATCAATCTGCCAATATGCCTCCGGCTCAACCGACGATTGAGGGTTTTGCGTCTTCGGGAATGGTCTTTAATGATGCCCATACGCAGGCAGCGCTCTGTGCTCCGAGTCGATATTCAATTCTGACCGGAAACTACCCCTGGCGCGGTCGAACGGAGGGTGGTTCCTGGCACATGAATAAAGGGGCGCAGGTGATGTTGGGGCAGCAAACGCTGGCGCATGTGCTGAACAGCGCCGGGTATCACTCGGCTATTTTCGGAAAAGGGCATCTTGGAGGATATCTGGCCGATGCAAACGGTGTGGCCGATACAAAACAGATTGTCTGGAATCTGCAGGATGCCCGCGACTTTCTGGCGGGTGATACGACTAAACAGGCGAATTATTATGATCCAACAAAAACGGATTGGACGCAGCCGGTCAGTAACGGGGTGCATTCAGCACTCGTGGGTTTCGATTATTCATTCATGCTCTACGGAGGGATTCAGGACCCTCTCTATGCCTATTTCGAGAATGATTATATCGTGGGTAATCCTGCTGATCTTTTTGTTTATGATAATCCACATTATATGACGGATAACGGCGACCATTGGACGTATCGCCCGGGCTATGGATTACCGGACTGGTATACCTGTGATGTCGGCCCGACATTAACCCGAAAAACGCTGGATTATATTGATGCGCACCTGGCGGCCAATGAGGCCGGCGGTACGGAGGAGCCGTTCTTTATTCATTACTGCGCTGAAGCGGTTCACAGTAAGCATACGCCGCCCATTGATTTCCTCGGTACGCCGGTCGCCGGCGAGACGGGATCTTCGCATTCAGATATGCTTTTAGAGCTGGAGGTGGCTTTCAGCAATATTCTTCACAAACTCGAAGTGGAAGGCCTGCTGGAGGATACGCTGGTAATCTTTACCTCCGACAACGGCGGGCTGGGGATCAATGAGGCCGGCAGCGGTCATAATCCGAATGAAGGGCTGCGGGGTTATAAGGCCTCCATCTGGGAGGGAGGACATCGCGTTCCTCTCTTTGTTAAGTGGGGCGACCGTATTCCAGCGGGTTCTTACGATCACATGGTCGGCGTGCACGATATTTATGCCACCCTTGCTCAGCTGGTAGGTAAAGCTCAGGGAAATGGGCAGGGATTGGATGCCGTAAGTTTTCTGTCGGTCTTGTTGAGCGGTAATCAGGCGCCGGTTCGTGATCATTTGCTGTGCAGGGGTAACTCTATTAACAAAGGCTCTCAGGATGTGGATCCCATTGAATTTACCGGAAGGGCCGTTCGAGAGGGCGCGTATAAGCTGGTTACAGATATGGATGGAAATCCGTTGTATCTCTTTGACCTAGCCGATGATTCCTCGGAGGGCGCGGATCTGCTGAGTGAGCCTGCACAGGCTGAACGACTGGCCCGAATGTCTGCAAAAATGGATGAATACGTTTCGATGGTTTATGATTATTCACATCCTTCGGCCGCACCGCGCAGTGAAACTTTGCCTCCGTACCGGGATCTGAATGGAAACGGAATGGATGATGATTGGGAGATGCTATATTTCGGTAGTACAAATGCTCCGCTTGGCGGGGCTGAGGAAGATTTTGATGCAGACTCAATTGTCAACCTGCTGGAGTTTTCATTCGGCAGTAACCCGGCTCTTGTTAATGATCCTGCTGCAGTGCTTCCTGAGTATGCGGTATCCGGTGATATTTTTGAATATATTTACCGCCGCCGCCAGGATGCTTCAGCTTGGAATCTTTTTTATACCAACGAACAGACGGATAATCTGATGTCAAACCGCTGGAGTTCTGCCGGGGTAACGGAGGCGGGGGCCGCGTTTATTTCTGCAGATATTGAGTCGGTGACGAATCAGTATTTCATGACAGGGACAACGAACCGGTTCTTTCGCTTGCAGGTTGAGGCGAAGTAA
- a CDS encoding LacI family DNA-binding transcriptional regulator yields MATLYDVCKKTGLSTATVSRVINGSNAVTEKTRKIVQDAMKELDYRPNQAARMLAGKKTDTIGVIFPEIDNGFYVQVLRGIDNAAKEAGLHLLTAFYHDKTGLKHTLQSLASRGRTDSIVMINNDLSDRQLKNLVNDAVPIVMIGHSAETSASFDVVGIDNTNGAAAAVAHLLEKGIDDVMLLTGPADNFDSMQRLNGVKMAFEDAGKDFSKARIIESFFTYDGGIQHMTEYLDAGNPAPEALFAFNDRMALGAVEALKNKGLSVPEDVIVAGFDDTEIALYAGLTSVHVPMMDIGYEAANLAIRRVDQKKFNPSTITVTTSLTVRKSSKG; encoded by the coding sequence ATGGCAACACTATATGATGTTTGTAAAAAAACCGGTCTTTCCACAGCGACGGTGTCGCGGGTTATTAATGGCAGCAACGCCGTGACCGAAAAGACACGTAAGATCGTACAGGATGCCATGAAAGAACTCGACTACCGCCCCAATCAGGCCGCCCGTATGCTGGCAGGGAAGAAAACCGATACCATCGGTGTAATCTTCCCTGAAATTGACAACGGATTCTATGTGCAGGTCTTACGAGGCATTGATAATGCAGCCAAAGAAGCGGGCCTTCACCTTCTCACGGCGTTCTATCATGACAAGACCGGCCTGAAACATACGCTTCAATCACTCGCTTCCCGCGGCCGGACCGATTCCATTGTCATGATCAATAATGATCTTTCAGACCGTCAGCTTAAAAATCTGGTGAATGATGCCGTTCCGATTGTAATGATCGGCCATAGCGCAGAAACCAGCGCATCATTCGATGTCGTCGGAATCGATAACACCAATGGAGCCGCGGCAGCAGTAGCCCACCTGTTGGAAAAAGGCATCGACGATGTTATGCTGCTCACCGGCCCGGCTGATAACTTTGACAGTATGCAGCGTTTGAACGGGGTTAAAATGGCCTTTGAAGATGCCGGGAAAGATTTTTCGAAAGCCAGAATCATCGAAAGCTTCTTTACCTATGATGGTGGCATTCAGCATATGACCGAATATCTGGATGCAGGTAACCCGGCCCCCGAAGCCCTGTTTGCTTTTAACGACCGTATGGCCCTTGGAGCCGTGGAAGCTTTAAAGAACAAAGGGCTCAGTGTGCCGGAAGATGTGATTGTTGCCGGGTTTGATGACACTGAAATTGCACTTTATGCCGGACTTACATCGGTTCATGTCCCCATGATGGATATCGGCTACGAAGCGGCGAATCTAGCCATCCGCCGCGTTGATCAGAAAAAATTTAATCCATCGACCATAACCGTCACCACGTCCCTGACCGTGCGCAAGTCCAGCAAAGGCTAA
- a CDS encoding MFS transporter, protein MNLNEHHKTSVADRIPMGQKVAYGLGGIVPIALANIVYMLMGIIGNISLGLSALVLGLVMAVPRLWDAFTDPMMGYISDNTRSSAGRRRPYVLWGGIAVCIAFVLLWWIPKGEGASAWVQFGYILLLLIMFYTAVTVFEIPHGALGMEMTADYHERTRLFAAKSFIGNMGAMATPWLYGLAQLDLFKGAGGNASDGMRYVSLIVAIIVLPCIIICYKVCREGKLEQVKEQERVPFRENIGVTFRNKTFLLLVAIIFMVIMGFNFVGNFANYITIFYLYGGDQVSAAKLMGVTGTVWAVTSLVAIPPMNWISARVGKTLTMLVSISLMAGGQLTKIWCYNPEHPYLILIPTAMLSAGMVMYFTLASAMVADVCDEDELHTGNRNEGAYYSIFWWFMKLGMAFAGIVAGALLLVSDFDDKQSSMVDAVSGPVRELKAGFEKDAEMPSAADVTEKISISIKQNQALADHFRAMQEKVPSDAEHYAELLEGVERIDAGLQSIYTGAEEFTKVCDSVLSKALEVSRQSVRTVNHLRIFEIGIPILLSVMSFIAMRLYPLSEKRVYEIKAELDRRKETASND, encoded by the coding sequence ATGAATTTGAACGAGCATCATAAAACTTCAGTGGCCGACCGTATCCCTATGGGGCAGAAGGTGGCCTATGGACTCGGTGGCATCGTACCGATTGCTTTGGCCAATATTGTCTACATGCTCATGGGTATCATTGGGAACATCAGTCTGGGGTTGAGCGCCTTGGTGCTTGGTTTGGTGATGGCCGTGCCGCGTTTGTGGGATGCCTTCACGGATCCGATGATGGGCTACATATCCGACAACACGCGCAGCAGCGCCGGGCGTCGCCGCCCGTATGTGTTGTGGGGCGGCATCGCGGTGTGTATTGCTTTTGTTTTGCTCTGGTGGATTCCCAAAGGCGAAGGTGCGTCGGCCTGGGTGCAGTTTGGTTATATTCTTCTTTTGCTGATCATGTTCTACACCGCCGTTACGGTCTTTGAGATTCCGCACGGTGCGCTTGGAATGGAAATGACGGCCGACTATCACGAGCGTACGCGCCTGTTTGCGGCTAAGAGCTTTATCGGCAACATGGGGGCCATGGCCACGCCGTGGCTATACGGCTTGGCACAACTCGATCTGTTTAAGGGGGCGGGAGGAAACGCATCGGACGGCATGCGCTATGTTTCGCTGATCGTCGCGATCATCGTCCTTCCATGCATCATTATCTGCTACAAGGTTTGCCGGGAAGGTAAGCTGGAGCAGGTCAAGGAGCAGGAGCGGGTACCGTTCCGGGAAAACATCGGCGTTACCTTCCGCAACAAAACCTTCCTGCTGCTCGTAGCGATCATTTTCATGGTCATCATGGGCTTTAATTTTGTCGGCAACTTTGCCAACTACATCACCATTTTCTATCTCTATGGGGGCGATCAGGTCTCCGCCGCGAAACTGATGGGCGTCACGGGTACCGTGTGGGCGGTCACCTCGTTGGTCGCCATTCCTCCAATGAACTGGATCAGCGCGCGGGTCGGCAAGACGCTCACCATGCTCGTCTCTATCTCGTTGATGGCCGGGGGCCAGCTGACGAAGATCTGGTGCTACAATCCTGAGCATCCCTATCTGATCCTGATACCGACCGCCATGCTCTCCGCTGGCATGGTGATGTATTTTACCCTGGCCAGCGCCATGGTGGCCGATGTTTGCGACGAGGACGAGCTGCATACGGGCAACCGCAACGAAGGCGCCTACTACTCCATCTTCTGGTGGTTCATGAAACTGGGTATGGCCTTTGCCGGCATCGTGGCCGGGGCGCTGCTATTGGTTTCCGATTTCGACGATAAGCAATCCTCCATGGTGGATGCGGTCAGCGGTCCCGTGCGCGAGCTGAAAGCCGGCTTCGAAAAAGACGCAGAGATGCCCTCCGCCGCTGATGTAACCGAAAAAATTTCAATTTCGATCAAACAAAACCAAGCGCTGGCGGACCATTTCCGAGCCATGCAGGAAAAGGTGCCTTCCGATGCCGAGCACTATGCCGAGTTGTTGGAAGGTGTGGAACGCATCGATGCCGGGCTTCAATCGATTTACACGGGGGCGGAAGAGTTCACGAAGGTGTGCGATTCCGTGTTGTCGAAAGCCCTTGAAGTGTCCCGCCAAAGCGTGCGGACGGTTAATCACCTTAGAATATTTGAAATTGGCATTCCAATTCTGCTGAGCGTCATGTCGTTCATCGCCATGCGCCTTTATCCGCTATCCGAAAAGCGGGTATACGAAATCAAGGCGGAACTCGATCGCCGAAAGGAGACTGCTTCTAATGACTAA